The Phaseolus vulgaris cultivar G19833 chromosome 10, P. vulgaris v2.0, whole genome shotgun sequence DNA window aattgcTTAAGTACTATAATGATGTGATTTTAATTTCTGAAGCAAATTATTAACATGTTGAACTCTAATTTTTGGAAACATTATAATAATTCATTTATGATTGTAATAGTCTTATTTGACAGatttaaaactataaaaaaaaacacatatttatattaaaaaactcGGTTGatacaattcaaatttaaaaagcaATAATTAAATGATTATAATACATAAAGAACTATAATTAGTTCAACTTCCCTATGTGACATTTTCTTGAAAATTAAGGTGGCTGTTATATAATATATGACAAATGGGTTTTAAAAGTATCAACTTGATCAATTAACCCCAGTGGTGTGTTTTAAAGTAGAAGTTGACCATGTGTGCAGTTTATGTATCAAGGAAGTTCATGTacgttaaatatatattttttatatttttatttgaaattgtttttttttttagttttatttggATTTTGGAAATCTTTTTTGTAATGCTTCGGCCTCAATCTTTCAAATTTCATATAGTGTTGATAGTGACTTCATGCTTTGGTGTATCTTTGTTCATAGCAGCACATCCGATCATCAAGATCAAGAGTAACAGTGAGTTTACAATTATGATTTATAACCAGTTTTTGCACAAAAACAAGATTAAATGCAAATTATGGTATATATAATACGTTATATAAGAGAACAAAAATCAAATAACGCTATTGTTTCATCCTAGTAAGCTACAACATGTGAACCATTTGGTAAACTGATATGAATAGGATTTATTTTGCAAAAAGTCACAAAgttatttatagaaaaattgACATGATTTGTGGTACCCGTATCTAAAACCCAAGagttttcatttttcttaccTTTCACAATGTTCTTATTTGAAGAATCATTCACAAAATTGTTCACCTTATGCGTAGAAACTTTCTTTGTTTCTTGGATAAGTTTTATGATTGGGTATACATGACCTTGTGTAAGCTGATTCCCGTTATGTGCGTCTGACTTATCTTCTTACTCTTTTTCACCTTTCATATTCCTATCAATCACAACACTGTTTGTAATTCTTTCATTTCTTTTGCCTTTCTTTTTATCCCAAGGAGGAAACCCATACTTGAAGTAGCATTCATCTACTGTATGGTTCAATCTGTGACAATGTGTACACTGCTTACCATTGTTTTGATACTTGTTTTTTCCTCTTCCTTGAGATCTACCACTGCTTCGTGAAACGTCTTCTAGTTTCCTTGATTGGCTGAAGAATTAAACAAGATTTTGCTATTCATCATCACATTACCTTTATTCATCATATCATTGCTTGCCAGTTGTCGTTCTTGTTGGATGATGAGggaaaaaatacaatttatattAGGTAAAGGCTCCATTAGCAAGATTTGTCTCTTAACAGTAACAATAGTGTCGTTCAGACCTTTTAACAAACACAAGGCGTACTCAGATTCTTTGTACCTCTGGATGTACTTAATGTCACAATTGCATTTAATCTTGCACTCACAATCAGGAGTTGGTTGTAGTGCTTCAAGCTCTTCCCATAAGATCTTCAAATCAATATAGAATTCAGTTACTGTCTGTTCACCTTGCCTCATGGAATTTATGTCTTGAAGAAGATCTGAAATTCTGAAAAGATCTCCATTTGAAAAACATTCACGTAAATCTTCCCAGAGTTCCCTCGCATCCTCTATGTAAACCACACTCTGTGCAATTTATGCATTGAGAGTTCGTGTTACCCATGATATAACCATCATATTACACCTTTCTCACATTTCTTGGAGAAAAGTACTTGAGTTTCGAGCAGGGAGAGTGTCATCAAGGAACTTGTGCTTGTTCTTTGAAAGAAGAGCACGACGCATATATAGTCCTACTCCATGGATGATAATTGTTACAATCAAGCTGAAGATTGATTAAAACCGTTCCTAGATTTTCTCTAGGATGCAGATAGTAAGAACTACTTGGATTCTGAGTGGGATCTTGACTACTGCTTGGATTCTGAGTGGGATCTTTACTACTTTTAATGTTAGTCTCCATCACGAATCACAAATATTACAAGAAGAAAATTGTAAAGAAAACACAAGAAAGGCACAAGAACCAGAAATAAGAACAGAGGAAAGAGCAGAGCAGGACTTTAACCCGCTCTAATATACCATATAGCATTCTGGTTTCCATGACCCACACTACATTGCAACCTTCTTTGTGTTTCTTAATCTCTATGACAAAGGACAACAACGTTATGCTATAACACACATTAGATGATGCGGTGGAAAAGAGAGAGTGAAAAGtataagaaaaaagagagagtgaaaagtataagaaagaagaaataattgtattatattttcatatattgaTAAATGAGAAGAGAATACAGTTTATATAAACTTTCttaaacaaaataacaaaaataaagaaaaacttataaaaaacttaattttgCATTAGACAGaaagatgaaaaatatattatttttttttaattcttgttaAATGAAAGTATATGATTACTTGTGACGAAAAATGGTCAGGATTATAAACATGCAGCAATATTGGATGCTTATACATGTATATCGATTAGGGAAATTATTGCTTCCTTTGTTCATAATGAACCCTATTTATAGTTAAATAATGATTAACCATAATTGTTTAAACACCCAGCCAAAAATaccataaattataaaaaattattgccCAAAGTGACGAACTTAAATATTCCATCATTTTGAAAACTCACTTTCTACTCTCTTTTTTCCTTACTCCTTTTATTTGCATGTAGTAAAATAGTGAAATCTTTTTTCGTAATTAGAATCTATTTAGACAAGTTTCGTTATGAATACTCTtaagatataaataaaattgcaaaatgaaacaagttttttttataaattaaaattaactcgtatattaattattttttaaaagattttcatataatttttctatattttatttttaacttatatataaCTTGTGGAAAagctttactttttttttctctctttaagAGGTATTGACTTgattataatttcaatttctatACTTTacaaaaattggatttttttcctattttttttacttCGAACATAACACAGTGAAAATGAAGGATATGTATGatgttttcatgttttttttatatgattgaAGAACATGGCAGTTATAGGATTGAAAATGGTATctgattataaaatttaaaattaaaaaaaaataaaagaataaaaattgtgtaaaaaaactaaaaaattaaaagtacaaacaattaatattaagaaaaaaaatagagataaattataaatttggtaaaatgtaaaattatttttttttcttgaaaagcttATCCTAACCTACCTTATTagcaaaaagaaattaaagctCTTTTACCTAGTTTTACCCTTTCCCTAAAACTTCAAATCACATCAATATCCTCTTCTATAAGGCACTccctaaaaaatattaacaacaaAACCTAATTTATCACAAAGATGAAACTACTTGTGAGTGCTTGGTTAACTTCTTTCACATGTAACTTCACTGTTTGGATTGTAGTGAATAACTTATAAGCAATTAATAATTGTGTGTTAAATATAGCTCACTTCAACAACAAAACATTAATAAATGAATCTTATCTTTTTCCCAATTTGGCTACGTCATCACACAACACTCTTTCTAATCAAATATATAGTGAAGTGGCATGAAAAAAACGCACGTGAAAACAATACACGTAATCACGaattaactataaaaaaataaacaacacataaTTTAACGTGGTTTGATAATTTATATTCATACGGATAATTATTAGGTTTTATTTATGTCCTGTTACACATCATTTACAATTAAGTTCACCTATCactaagaaaatcatgaaatagaaactaatttttagaaattaaaataattagttgcaatagtaactaaattagagaccattttagaaattaaaaaaaaatagtttctaaattagtttatattattattaaatagtttctaaattgatatctaattaagaaccaaggttttaactaccaatcatttagtttctaaatttgatagaaaaatcttaattgttaattaaataccaatttaaaaactatttaacagtaatagaaactaatttaaaaactatttaacagtaatagaaactaatttaaaaactattttttttaatttttaaaatagtatctaatttaattactattataactaattatttttagtatctaaaaattaattttttttgataattttttttttaatgtactaaatataatattaaattgatCCAACCCAATTTGACCATCCATTTCTTGTCCTTATTTGAGAGACACCTACTAAGTGGGCCCCAGTGAGCCTCAAGGGTATGGGGTCTGATGAAATCATCACAGCCGTTGAAGTCTCAGTCGTATCGGAGGTCAGCAACACGTGACAAAGTCAACACTGTTAACATTGCATATGTTATCATCATCATGttgcatttttttaatatcataaaTTTACATCAAAAAGAAAACCGTGTACACCACGTGTCCAAACAGATAAGGTCAAACATAGTGAAATCAACAAAACAGATAAGGTcttatgtttataaattattattcagtttagtttttgaaattgtaataatgaaaataatagaaccttcattataaatatttaattgaactttcttcttctagCTATACATAAAAATACTATATATGTTTTGGTATACACatcattttatcctttttatctttataaataTGATTCATATTGtattttgtaactttttttatgtatatattctTGTAatgcttttattattattagcagAACACACGTGAAAGTctgtatctatatttttttattttttatcatttatatatatttatgtttaatactaaaatttgaataaataatattattatttatatatttatattaacaatataaaattataatatattttaataaatataaatatttttaagaaagcACATGAATTATCTAAGTACACCTACTAATATATTGTGAATTATCTAAGTAAACTAATATATTAGAGTagcataaatttataaatatctttaattataaaaatagagaagaaaatcactttaaaataaaaacccaGTTTTCACACACAAACAGGTTAAAACTCAAGATCAAACTTTttgtgattaattttaattaaattacaaattaaaaaagtaataagaAACATTATGTCATAATCAAtcagattaaaaatattaatgtaaaattaatcacaaatttcataaattcagAACTTtataataaccaaaataaattaataaaataaaatattaataaaaatagaataagaattcataaaataaaaataaatttttctacTCTTTCAAAATAACGTGATCCGCATCTAATAATCGTTAaacaacaataaatataataaattttttaaaattaaaatattgttttattaacggttaaaattacaaaataactaaaataaattaataaaataaatactaataaaaataaaatatgaagaaatttatgtaaaaaaaaataattataatggtaatcatatatatatatatatatatatatacttttgtaattataaataatttaataatattttttaatttcatcattactctaataattaatttttaattacagTCAAAATAGTTGATACACACCAGCATCCTGATTGCATGCGTTTTCGTAgagtttatttaaatatttataatgaaaacccaattttttaatattatatatttctttatttgaaaGGTCAAATTGACtggttattatttttatgctaaaaaggaaattaattaataatatataaataataatcgttttctattttaataattcaaaaCATCAATTTGACTtaattttatagtttgaatAAATTAATAGGCAATTTGACTTCAAAATTTTCTCTGATACAAACATTAACTGAGTTATGATGACATATCATACTGTTTTGACCAAGTTCTTCTGGAGACTTTCATAAAATGGTTCCCACTA harbors:
- the LOC137818062 gene encoding uncharacterized protein; protein product: METNIKSSKDPTQNPSSSQDPTQNPSSSYYLHPRENLGTVLINLQLDCNNYHPWSRTIYASCSSFKEQAQSVVYIEDARELWEDLRECFSNGDLFRISDLLQDINSMRQGEQTVTEFYIDLKILWEELEALQPTPDCECKIKCNCDIKYIQSQSRKLEDVSRSSGRSQGRGKNKYQNNGKQCTHCHRLNHTVDECYFKYGFPPWDKKKGKRNERITNSVVIDRNMKGEKE